A portion of the Nitrospira sp. genome contains these proteins:
- the asnB gene encoding asparagine synthase (glutamine-hydrolyzing) has product MCGIAGWLGSVTDGQQSATRMARALRHRGPDSQGIRSWPEATLVHTRLSIIDLSPTGAQPIANQDETVWAVFNGEIYNHRELRRELESRGHVFRGRSDSEVLPHLYQEEGPGFVSRLRGMFSLAIFDTRAKTLLLARDRFGIKPLFYAQAPHRLAFASEINALLTLPGVDDRPDRQALYDFAALLYIPAPETFYRGIRALQAGEVLEARLNHDGISWKTRTFHQWAIAPDPAITATQAVDRTDALLTTAVQRQMESDVPLGALLSGGIDSSLVSAAAQEAATRSLHTFNVRFSEQEYDETWAAVAVAQHIGSDHTTLDMDDVRGTWEHVTGLLQHAGQPFADTSLFAAHAVCRLMRQHVTVALSGDGGDEAFGGYNTFWQIARIARLQLLPAPLLHAASLLLTPAAGLGLVPHRLLHRLREFENADDISVMQNLFSWTREDEHRRLCLDEGKQLPIRRFFEPKLDIRLPRGASRLERLSAATTETNLRLVLPNDFLFKVDTASMKESLEIRVPMLDEDLFAFGLTLPHRLKVSGRTGKLVLRGVADRRLPPAVARKPKWGFSIPIDTWVDASFKTRVRETLLGRTSRLPEVFRAETYRPIIEAFCSGQLHPDMSRQGLYQRVVMLLSVHLALSSKSHPTALD; this is encoded by the coding sequence TCATCGATTTGTCTCCGACCGGCGCCCAGCCGATTGCGAATCAAGACGAAACGGTGTGGGCCGTCTTCAACGGCGAAATCTACAATCATCGTGAGCTTCGCCGCGAGCTCGAGTCCCGAGGGCATGTATTCAGAGGGCGGTCGGATTCTGAAGTTCTGCCGCATTTGTACCAGGAAGAAGGTCCGGGGTTCGTCTCCAGGCTGCGCGGGATGTTCTCTCTGGCGATTTTCGATACTCGTGCAAAAACGTTGCTCCTGGCACGGGATCGTTTCGGCATCAAACCACTCTTTTATGCGCAGGCTCCGCACCGGCTGGCCTTCGCCAGCGAGATCAATGCACTCCTCACCTTGCCGGGGGTCGATGACCGGCCTGACCGGCAAGCCCTGTATGATTTCGCCGCCCTCTTATATATTCCTGCGCCGGAAACCTTCTATAGGGGCATTCGCGCGCTCCAGGCGGGGGAAGTGTTGGAGGCGAGGCTGAACCACGACGGAATATCATGGAAAACGCGCACCTTTCATCAGTGGGCCATCGCTCCCGATCCGGCCATCACCGCGACGCAAGCCGTCGACCGCACAGACGCCTTGCTGACGACCGCCGTTCAGCGGCAGATGGAAAGCGACGTGCCGCTCGGCGCGCTGCTCAGCGGAGGTATCGACTCGTCCCTCGTCAGCGCTGCCGCTCAAGAAGCGGCGACCAGATCCCTGCACACCTTCAACGTACGCTTCTCCGAACAGGAGTACGACGAGACCTGGGCTGCAGTGGCGGTCGCACAACATATCGGCAGTGACCATACCACATTGGACATGGATGATGTTCGAGGAACCTGGGAGCATGTCACCGGCCTTCTCCAGCACGCCGGCCAGCCCTTTGCCGACACCTCGCTCTTTGCGGCTCATGCCGTGTGCCGGCTGATGCGACAACATGTGACAGTGGCCCTGTCCGGAGACGGAGGGGATGAAGCATTCGGGGGCTATAACACGTTTTGGCAAATCGCCAGGATCGCGCGATTGCAACTGTTGCCGGCGCCCCTGTTGCATGCGGCATCCCTTCTACTCACGCCCGCGGCCGGATTGGGGCTGGTTCCGCACAGGCTGCTGCACCGGCTGCGAGAGTTCGAGAATGCCGACGATATCTCCGTGATGCAGAATCTCTTTTCCTGGACCCGTGAAGACGAACACCGCCGTCTCTGTCTCGATGAGGGGAAACAGCTGCCCATCCGGCGATTTTTCGAACCGAAGCTGGACATCCGTCTTCCCCGAGGCGCATCTCGCCTGGAGCGATTGTCCGCGGCCACCACAGAAACCAATCTCCGGCTGGTGCTTCCCAACGATTTCCTCTTCAAGGTCGACACGGCCAGTATGAAGGAAAGTTTGGAAATTCGAGTGCCGATGTTGGACGAAGACCTCTTCGCGTTCGGGCTCACACTTCCGCATCGCCTCAAGGTGAGCGGCAGGACAGGCAAGCTGGTCTTGCGTGGCGTGGCCGACCGGCGCCTCCCGCCGGCTGTGGCTCGGAAACCAAAGTGGGGCTTCTCCATTCCCATCGACACCTGGGTCGATGCGTCCTTTAAGACTCGCGTCAGGGAGACACTTCTCGGGCGGACGAGCCGGTTGCCTGAGGTCTTCCGTGCAGAAACCTATCGCCCCATCATTGAAGCCTTCTGTAGCGGTCAACTCCATCCCGACATGTCACGGCAGGGTCTGTACCAAAGGGTCGTCATGCTCCTGTCCGTCCACCTTGCGTTAAGCAGCAAGTCCCATCCAACAGCGCTCGACTGA
- a CDS encoding glycosyltransferase — protein MRVLMVIAPTPGTDLPTVWAKRQIDSLNALGVVVDTYVFHNRRSLLGLIKGGLALRRKARNFDADLVHVHFGAAQAVAGVLCAGKPVILSFCGSDLLGNYDEQGRRTWSGILSGVLSRLGAFGCRRAIAKSEELKQALWLTQLRQKCAVIPNGVDLDVFQPIAQATARAKLGWNHEDPVVLFMDRKGAWVKDPELAHAAYREAQKTVPSLRMYVLEHEPAERMPLFFCAADALLLTSRHEGSNNTVKEALACNLPVVATACGDTPERLQGVAWSYICSRDACELGERLAAIATTRERSNGRQNVHDLAIDHVALRIKMLYEEALVGRQDRGALRVHCE, from the coding sequence ATGCGTGTGTTAATGGTCATCGCGCCAACGCCCGGCACCGATTTGCCGACCGTCTGGGCCAAACGCCAGATCGACTCGCTGAACGCTCTCGGCGTCGTCGTCGACACCTATGTCTTCCACAACCGACGTTCCCTCTTGGGACTGATCAAGGGTGGCCTGGCTCTGCGGCGAAAGGCTCGTAATTTTGATGCCGATCTTGTGCATGTCCATTTTGGAGCGGCCCAAGCGGTTGCAGGAGTGCTCTGTGCGGGTAAGCCTGTGATTCTTTCGTTTTGTGGAAGTGACCTCCTTGGCAACTACGATGAGCAGGGACGCAGAACCTGGTCGGGCATCCTGTCCGGTGTTCTCTCCCGCCTGGGAGCCTTCGGCTGTCGTCGAGCGATCGCAAAGAGCGAGGAACTCAAACAGGCCCTTTGGTTGACGCAATTGCGGCAGAAGTGCGCGGTTATTCCAAACGGGGTCGATCTCGATGTATTTCAGCCCATCGCTCAGGCAACGGCACGCGCGAAGCTCGGGTGGAATCATGAGGATCCAGTGGTCCTGTTCATGGATCGAAAGGGCGCCTGGGTCAAGGACCCGGAGCTTGCGCATGCCGCCTATAGGGAGGCACAAAAGACGGTGCCTTCGCTCAGGATGTACGTCCTGGAACATGAGCCTGCTGAACGTATGCCGCTATTTTTTTGTGCGGCTGATGCGCTGTTACTCACGTCCCGGCATGAAGGATCCAACAACACGGTCAAAGAGGCCCTCGCATGTAATCTCCCGGTCGTCGCCACTGCCTGCGGCGATACGCCGGAGAGATTGCAGGGCGTAGCGTGGTCCTACATCTGCTCGCGCGACGCATGCGAGCTCGGCGAACGACTTGCCGCCATCGCGACCACGCGAGAGAGAAGTAATGGTCGTCAGAATGTTCACGACCTCGCAATCGATCACGTCGCCCTTCGGATAAAAATGCTCTACGAAGAGGCTCTAGTTGGCCGTCAGGACCGTGGAGCGCTGAGGGTGCACTGTGAGTGA
- a CDS encoding polysaccharide deacetylase family protein: protein MRVVCLMYHDIIDPNALEGSGFSDNFGNRYAVERTEFQAHMAALSKHLPGGPSLVPDVLQAWPGTPSVMLTFDDGGMSAYTTVMDILEQYRWKAHFFVVTDLIGKPRFMTREHIRTLRSRGHVIGSHSCSHPSMLSSQGPGTILREWSDSVKYLSDILGEEVTTASIPGGYYSQEVAEAASFAGIRAIFTSEPTGRSHMVENARVFGRYVIRRGTTPERQARLIQGRYLIRTSEHVSWMMRKLAKIVGGKKYLKLRALAAQRLQRSRVFAG from the coding sequence ATGCGTGTTGTTTGCTTGATGTACCACGACATCATTGATCCCAATGCGCTTGAGGGAAGCGGATTTTCCGACAACTTCGGCAATCGATACGCCGTTGAACGAACGGAGTTCCAAGCTCACATGGCTGCCTTGAGCAAGCATTTGCCGGGAGGGCCGTCACTGGTTCCAGATGTCCTCCAGGCCTGGCCCGGGACTCCTTCCGTGATGTTGACCTTCGATGACGGAGGGATGAGCGCCTATACCACGGTCATGGATATATTGGAGCAATACCGATGGAAAGCCCATTTCTTTGTCGTGACGGACTTGATCGGAAAACCCCGGTTCATGACACGAGAGCACATTCGGACATTGAGAAGCAGGGGGCATGTTATCGGTAGCCATTCCTGCTCCCATCCGTCGATGCTGTCCTCGCAAGGTCCCGGCACGATACTCAGAGAGTGGAGCGACAGCGTGAAATACCTCTCGGACATCCTCGGCGAGGAGGTAACCACGGCATCCATTCCAGGCGGCTATTATTCTCAAGAAGTCGCGGAAGCCGCTTCCTTTGCCGGCATTCGCGCCATCTTTACCAGCGAACCCACCGGACGTAGCCACATGGTCGAAAACGCCAGGGTTTTCGGGCGTTATGTGATCCGGCGTGGGACGACCCCTGAACGACAGGCCCGACTTATCCAAGGCCGCTACCTGATCCGAACAAGCGAACATGTGTCCTGGATGATGAGGAAACTCGCCAAGATAGTCGGCGGAAAAAAATACCTTAAGCTGAGAGCACTGGCCGCACAACGTTTACAGAGGTCGCGGGTATTTGCTGGGTAA
- a CDS encoding class I SAM-dependent methyltransferase, whose amino-acid sequence MAPPQPVSLDASEYGLDKKEIRMAFEFTMDPVARIRLAKTGFDPASIPHEYCYSCDLCGWQVFRTVSHIDRYGFPARYQMCEGCGLVFQNPRPTAKGYAEFYEKWYRPLVAALKGQPQDEEALLPDQRAYAAKLVRFLQPHLQAAEISFSVDLGGSTGCVARAVQDTLGGKCLVVDPSPSELRGARKLGLECEEGLAEQWNPQDRRFDLALICRSVDHLLSISSVLAKVAHCLKPGGFLFVDPVDFESWARTMYDYRKLLKMDHVYYLSDETMRLYLRAAGFEIVASDFGDGTHISYLTRCTGKILKPVHETDYAYETGRMLRARLVKPMPPSYPVDPLTRLVRLARQLILTG is encoded by the coding sequence TTGGCCCCCCCACAGCCTGTTTCTCTAGATGCTTCTGAATACGGTCTGGATAAGAAGGAGATCAGGATGGCTTTCGAATTTACGATGGACCCGGTAGCGCGAATTCGCCTGGCCAAGACGGGTTTCGATCCCGCCTCAATCCCTCATGAATACTGTTACTCCTGCGACCTCTGCGGGTGGCAGGTTTTCCGGACCGTCTCACACATTGATCGCTATGGTTTCCCTGCCAGGTATCAAATGTGTGAGGGGTGCGGTCTAGTCTTCCAGAATCCGCGCCCGACTGCCAAGGGATACGCAGAGTTTTATGAAAAATGGTATCGGCCCCTGGTTGCGGCACTCAAAGGACAGCCTCAGGATGAAGAAGCACTATTACCGGACCAGAGAGCCTATGCGGCCAAGCTGGTGAGGTTTCTTCAACCGCATCTGCAGGCTGCAGAGATCTCTTTCAGTGTGGATCTAGGGGGCAGCACTGGATGCGTTGCGAGGGCTGTTCAGGACACGCTCGGTGGAAAGTGCCTGGTCGTAGATCCGTCGCCTTCCGAATTGAGGGGAGCCCGGAAATTAGGATTGGAATGCGAAGAAGGACTGGCCGAGCAGTGGAATCCACAGGACCGAAGATTTGACCTGGCACTCATTTGTCGCTCAGTCGACCATCTCCTTTCAATTTCCAGCGTGTTAGCCAAAGTTGCTCATTGCCTCAAGCCCGGCGGTTTTCTGTTTGTCGATCCCGTAGACTTCGAGAGCTGGGCGAGGACCATGTATGATTACCGTAAGCTCCTCAAGATGGATCACGTCTATTACCTATCCGATGAAACGATGCGACTATACCTCAGAGCCGCAGGCTTTGAGATTGTCGCCAGCGATTTTGGCGACGGCACCCATATCAGCTACCTGACTCGCTGCACAGGGAAAATTCTGAAGCCGGTCCATGAAACAGACTACGCGTACGAAACCGGTCGGATGTTGCGAGCGCGCCTGGTCAAACCGATGCCACCGTCTTACCCGGTGGATCCGCTGACGCGCCTCGTAAGACTTGCGCGGCAATTAATCCTGACTGGGTAG
- a CDS encoding SGNH/GDSL hydrolase family protein, with product MIRNILVLTIPSCLAVFLFLELTATFVVPAAQFPSYYYDPTDRILRFSTTDLRDGVFTIGAMAQQRAQWHINNTGWNSAIDFEETKRKPRIAIIGDSYVEALQVNVETSLAGRLRELVSPQAEVYAFGISGAPLSQYLQMARYARKHFDPDVLVINVVHNDFDESLCSIKRQAGMLCLEDEGQEIREAVIDPYHPNQILRMARSSSVVRYAVTNLQLASRLRGLFSGIRNKPTYNANIDVEQVNARKARIQRATEYVLRTLQRENGTKPVIFVMDAPRRDIYAGTLGNSTVVWLNQLLKTTCETVGFYFVDLTHEFSRHFAANHVHFESEFDWHWNETGHLTAAGELHRKLDALRLIQPNI from the coding sequence ATGATCCGAAACATTCTTGTCCTCACGATACCATCTTGCCTAGCCGTCTTCCTGTTCTTGGAACTCACGGCAACCTTTGTTGTGCCAGCAGCGCAATTTCCGTCCTATTACTACGATCCGACCGACCGCATCCTCAGATTTTCGACGACAGACCTTCGCGACGGTGTTTTCACCATCGGAGCGATGGCCCAACAGCGTGCCCAATGGCATATCAACAATACCGGATGGAACAGCGCGATTGACTTTGAAGAGACTAAGCGGAAACCACGCATCGCAATCATCGGCGATTCGTATGTCGAAGCGCTTCAGGTCAACGTAGAGACTTCTCTTGCCGGCCGGTTAAGAGAGCTTGTCTCCCCGCAGGCGGAGGTGTACGCCTTCGGTATCTCCGGCGCACCCCTTAGTCAGTATCTTCAGATGGCACGTTATGCCCGTAAACACTTTGACCCAGATGTTCTGGTGATCAACGTCGTCCATAACGATTTCGACGAATCGCTCTGTTCGATCAAACGACAGGCAGGCATGCTGTGTCTTGAAGATGAGGGGCAAGAAATACGAGAAGCCGTGATCGATCCTTATCACCCCAATCAGATTCTCCGTATGGCACGGTCAAGCAGCGTGGTCCGTTACGCTGTGACAAACCTGCAGCTCGCCTCCCGGCTACGCGGCTTGTTCTCAGGCATACGAAATAAACCCACCTACAATGCCAACATTGATGTCGAACAGGTGAATGCCCGCAAGGCTCGCATCCAAAGAGCGACGGAGTATGTGCTCCGGACTTTGCAGCGTGAGAACGGTACCAAACCCGTCATCTTCGTTATGGATGCGCCTCGCCGGGACATTTATGCGGGCACTTTGGGAAACAGCACTGTGGTATGGCTGAATCAGCTGCTGAAAACCACGTGCGAGACAGTCGGATTCTACTTCGTCGACTTGACGCATGAATTTTCGAGACATTTCGCGGCGAATCACGTCCATTTCGAATCGGAGTTTGACTGGCACTGGAACGAGACTGGTCATCTCACCGCAGCGGGTGAGCTCCACAGGAAGTTAGATGCGCTCA